The proteins below come from a single Candidatus Omnitrophota bacterium genomic window:
- a CDS encoding class I SAM-dependent methyltransferase: MGKIDIDKYNKKAKLFERLVVEEYEDYPEVTLSQEYGHFVHDNLLQFLIRLARYKFVARLIKKTDTVLEVGCGSGLGTIFLGQHSAKVTGLELKEYELKAARKINRRKNVTFLKEDFFDYSPSGKYDVVVAMDVIEHMTAPQAKRLISKMAGHLKPTGMAIIGTPSIYSYKFQSAVSRASHVKCYDQKELTDLVENYFGRTLAFSMNDEMVHTGFPKMAWYYFVIGLVP; this comes from the coding sequence GTGGGCAAGATAGACATAGACAAGTACAATAAGAAGGCGAAACTCTTTGAGCGGCTCGTGGTGGAGGAGTACGAGGATTATCCGGAGGTCACGCTCTCCCAGGAGTACGGCCACTTCGTCCATGATAACCTTCTCCAATTCCTGATCCGCCTGGCGCGTTATAAGTTCGTCGCCCGGCTCATCAAGAAGACCGATACGGTCCTTGAGGTAGGGTGCGGTTCCGGTCTCGGGACGATATTCCTCGGGCAGCATAGCGCCAAGGTCACCGGCCTCGAGCTGAAGGAGTACGAGCTCAAGGCGGCGCGGAAGATAAACCGGCGTAAGAACGTGACATTCCTGAAGGAGGACTTCTTCGACTATAGTCCGTCCGGCAAGTATGACGTGGTCGTCGCCATGGACGTTATAGAACATATGACCGCACCCCAGGCAAAACGGCTGATATCCAAGATGGCCGGACATCTGAAGCCGACGGGCATGGCCATAATCGGGACCCCGAGCATATACTCATATAAGTTCCAGAGCGCGGTGAGCAGGGCATCCCATGTGAAGTGCTATGACCAGAAGGAGCTCACGGACCTGGTCGAGAACTATTTCGGGAGGACGCTCGCATTCTCCATGAACGACGAGATGGTCCATACCGGCTTCCCGAAGATGGCCTGGTACTACTTTGTCATAGGACTCGTCCCATGA
- a CDS encoding GNAT family N-acetyltransferase translates to MGSDMTVKRYKVEPAGPDVGGDVLDFLKSAYAGRFNAADFEDGDEVTKRWRWFAAENPNAKDARTAWLCRDRRDGKIVGHLGIIPAALKCKDRCYPVVWGRDMIVLQTVRNMGIGTFMARVLMRDIKENGAIFLAAGLNESSYGLFRKMGFIDVGRIPLYISVNRWEDILRLKVRNRALARFLAVFPPVIVRVLRAPSVIWRAVRGYRKDITITGIDRFDESFDRLWDEVSHGFPVIVKRDMANLNWRFVDQPYRRYGIFKAASADTGRTRGYIVLRDGEYRGLKVGVISDLFAGASDPDTVMALLGFAIDHYRDRPDIGMIWCNMMHRNFEKALIRSGFIGVPSKPRLIVENAECGIDMDLAGRKENWFLTFADSDMDLSGASR, encoded by the coding sequence GTGGGGAGTGATATGACGGTGAAGAGGTATAAGGTGGAGCCGGCGGGTCCGGACGTCGGCGGCGATGTCCTCGATTTTCTCAAAAGCGCGTACGCCGGCCGTTTTAACGCCGCCGACTTCGAAGACGGCGATGAGGTCACGAAACGCTGGAGATGGTTCGCCGCCGAAAATCCGAACGCAAAAGACGCAAGGACAGCCTGGTTATGCAGGGATAGGCGAGACGGGAAGATAGTCGGCCATCTCGGCATCATCCCGGCCGCACTGAAATGTAAAGACCGGTGTTATCCGGTCGTCTGGGGAAGGGACATGATAGTCCTTCAGACGGTACGCAATATGGGCATAGGGACCTTTATGGCCAGGGTGCTTATGCGGGATATAAAAGAGAACGGGGCTATATTCCTGGCCGCCGGGTTGAACGAAAGCTCATACGGGTTATTCAGGAAGATGGGTTTCATCGATGTGGGCCGGATACCTTTGTATATATCCGTCAATAGGTGGGAAGATATCCTGCGTCTCAAGGTGCGGAACAGGGCCCTTGCCCGGTTCCTGGCGGTCTTTCCTCCCGTGATCGTGCGCGTCCTTCGCGCGCCGTCAGTTATATGGAGAGCCGTTCGCGGATACAGGAAAGATATTACCATAACCGGGATAGACCGTTTTGATGAATCGTTCGACCGCCTGTGGGATGAAGTGTCACACGGTTTTCCTGTCATCGTTAAGAGGGACATGGCCAATCTGAACTGGCGGTTCGTGGACCAGCCGTACCGGCGTTACGGGATATTCAAGGCAGCCTCGGCCGATACGGGCAGGACCAGAGGATACATAGTCCTGCGTGACGGGGAATATCGCGGCCTTAAGGTGGGTGTCATATCCGATCTCTTTGCAGGGGCCTCGGATCCCGATACGGTCATGGCTCTATTGGGTTTTGCCATAGACCATTACAGGGATAGGCCGGATATAGGGATGATATGGTGCAATATGATGCACAGAAATTTCGAAAAGGCGCTCATTAGGTCCGGTTTTATCGGGGTGCCTTCCAAGCCGCGTCTCATAGTGGAGAACGCGGAATGCGGCATAGATATGGACCTGGCCGGCAGGAAGGAGAACTGGTTCCTGACCTTTGCCGACAGTGACATGGACCTCTCCGGCGCCTCGCGCTAG
- a CDS encoding class I SAM-dependent methyltransferase: protein MGKPVNFITPLHKKTKRDYVGRMTDDKVHCMKVAKEYGKDYWDGDRRYGYGGYRYDGRWKAVAEEMIKHYRLQKDAKILDVGCGKGFLLYELKRLLPGSRIAGFDISRYAIENAKEEIRGELFVHRAEELYPFKDKEFDLVISITTLHNLQVKDLAPALKEIERVGRDKYVAVESYRNEAELFNLQCWALTCEAFFSPASWVWLFDRSGYSGDYEFIYFE from the coding sequence ATGGGAAAACCGGTGAATTTCATAACGCCGTTACATAAGAAGACGAAGAGGGATTATGTCGGCAGGATGACCGACGATAAGGTCCATTGCATGAAGGTCGCCAAAGAGTACGGCAAGGATTACTGGGACGGCGACAGGCGATACGGGTACGGCGGCTACAGGTACGACGGCAGGTGGAAGGCGGTGGCAGAGGAGATGATAAAGCACTATCGTCTCCAGAAGGACGCGAAGATCCTCGACGTCGGATGCGGCAAGGGTTTTCTGCTCTATGAGCTCAAACGGCTCCTCCCCGGTTCCAGGATCGCCGGATTCGACATATCCAGATACGCGATAGAGAATGCAAAAGAGGAGATAAGGGGCGAGCTATTCGTCCACAGGGCCGAAGAGCTATACCCGTTCAAGGATAAGGAGTTTGACCTTGTGATATCGATAACGACCCTTCACAACCTGCAGGTGAAGGATCTGGCGCCGGCCCTGAAGGAGATCGAGAGGGTAGGCAGGGATAAATACGTAGCCGTTGAGAGCTACAGGAACGAAGCGGAGCTGTTCAACCTGCAGTGCTGGGCATTGACGTGCGAGGCGTTTTTCAGTCCGGCATCGTGGGTATGGTTATTCGACAGATCCGGATACAGCGGGGACTATGAGTTCATATACTTTGAATAA
- a CDS encoding glycosyltransferase family 9 protein: MVQQKKHKVLIIKVGYSETLAPEISNVTSYGDVLRSTVILNLYKDNHVTWLVDEKAYPILKGNPHIDRILIYNISSVLQIQSESFDTVVNLEKVPGLCALADSINAWRRYGFRFDAKTGDAEAYDGSHSVLDICRNAEKKKEAAAYWQEGLFEMVGAKWDGEEYILGYKPRSKNKYDIGFNYEVGNKWPLKAWPMDAWKKLEAIIGKRYTVSWQQGLESIEKYFEWISSCRLVVTNDSFGMHVAIALKKPTVALFGPTPHGENYLYGLGSIVHPEDLKCEEFPCRVNKCIHYKENCMELIKPETVMKEIDKIMGKALEPSPAGR, translated from the coding sequence ATGGTGCAGCAGAAGAAACATAAGGTATTGATCATCAAGGTGGGGTATTCGGAGACGCTCGCCCCGGAGATATCGAACGTCACGAGTTACGGCGACGTCCTGAGGTCCACGGTGATCCTGAACCTGTACAAAGATAACCACGTCACGTGGCTCGTGGACGAGAAGGCGTACCCCATACTGAAGGGCAATCCGCACATAGACAGGATCCTCATATACAATATAAGTTCCGTGCTCCAGATACAGTCGGAGAGCTTCGACACCGTGGTCAACCTGGAGAAGGTCCCGGGGCTGTGCGCCCTGGCCGATTCGATAAACGCGTGGAGGCGTTACGGGTTCAGGTTCGACGCCAAGACGGGGGACGCCGAGGCCTATGACGGGTCGCACAGCGTGCTCGATATATGCCGGAACGCGGAGAAGAAGAAAGAGGCGGCGGCCTACTGGCAGGAGGGGCTCTTCGAGATGGTAGGCGCAAAATGGGACGGCGAAGAGTACATCCTTGGGTATAAGCCCAGGTCGAAGAATAAGTACGATATAGGTTTCAACTATGAGGTCGGCAACAAGTGGCCTCTCAAGGCATGGCCGATGGACGCCTGGAAGAAGCTGGAGGCGATCATAGGCAAAAGATATACCGTATCGTGGCAGCAGGGACTGGAGAGCATCGAAAAGTACTTCGAATGGATAAGCTCCTGCAGGCTTGTAGTTACGAACGACTCTTTCGGGATGCACGTAGCCATCGCCCTGAAGAAGCCGACGGTCGCATTATTCGGTCCCACCCCGCACGGGGAAAATTACCTGTACGGCCTGGGCTCCATAGTGCATCCGGAAGACCTGAAGTGCGAAGAGTTCCCGTGCCGTGTCAATAAGTGCATCCATTATAAAGAGAATTGTATGGAGCTTATAAAGCCGGAGACGGTCATGAAGGAGATAGACAAGATAATGGGTAAGGCGCTCGAGCCGAGCCCTGCGGGAAGATGA
- a CDS encoding DegT/DnrJ/EryC1/StrS family aminotransferase, with translation MNRKIPFLDLRVESARDRKEIIGAVRGVLFHGRIINGPEVETLERKIASRCGRKYAVGVNSGTDALFLTLKSLGIGPGDEVITTALSWIATANAVALTGARAVFADIRDDLNIDPDSVEKLITSRTKAIMPVHYTGKVCDMPWLLKIAKRHGLLIIEDASQAFGALYRGRMAGSFGDAGCFSLNPMKVFAACGEAGIVVTDRKDIYERLIILRYNGTVNKERCIESSLNGRLDTIQAAILLKRLPGVNDVIRRRRNIAARYAHLLKGVVDLPKERSGERDVYYTYTIRTGKRDALRSFLASCGIETKIQHPYLMCGQPAFRYAVKSRVPNAKRLVKEVLCIPCHEKMKDSDVIYVARAIRRFFDEGR, from the coding sequence ATGAATAGAAAGATACCTTTCCTGGACCTCAGGGTGGAAAGTGCAAGGGACCGAAAAGAGATCATCGGCGCAGTCAGGGGTGTGCTCTTCCACGGCCGTATCATAAACGGCCCTGAAGTGGAGACGCTCGAGCGGAAGATCGCATCCCGTTGCGGCCGGAAGTATGCCGTAGGCGTCAATTCAGGCACGGACGCGCTCTTCCTGACGCTGAAGAGTTTAGGGATAGGGCCCGGGGATGAAGTGATAACGACGGCGCTCTCCTGGATAGCTACAGCCAATGCCGTCGCCCTGACAGGCGCAAGGGCAGTATTCGCGGACATACGGGACGATCTCAATATAGACCCGGACAGCGTAGAAAAATTGATCACGTCCCGGACGAAGGCGATCATGCCCGTACATTACACCGGCAAGGTCTGCGATATGCCATGGCTTTTGAAGATAGCGAAACGGCACGGTCTCCTCATAATAGAAGATGCCTCGCAGGCATTCGGCGCCCTTTATCGCGGCCGTATGGCGGGTTCATTCGGCGACGCCGGCTGTTTCAGCTTGAATCCGATGAAGGTCTTCGCCGCATGCGGCGAGGCAGGTATAGTGGTCACCGACCGGAAAGATATCTATGAGCGGCTCATCATACTGCGCTATAACGGTACGGTCAATAAAGAGAGATGCATAGAATCGTCCCTCAACGGGCGGCTGGACACGATACAGGCGGCGATACTGCTAAAGCGCCTGCCCGGGGTGAATGATGTGATACGGCGGAGGCGCAATATAGCGGCCCGGTACGCTCATCTATTGAAAGGTGTGGTGGACCTGCCGAAAGAGAGATCCGGCGAAAGGGACGTCTACTATACATATACGATAAGGACCGGGAAGAGGGATGCGCTCAGGTCGTTCCTTGCATCCTGCGGGATAGAGACGAAGATACAGCACCCGTATCTCATGTGCGGACAACCGGCATTCCGGTATGCGGTTAAGAGCCGTGTCCCTAACGCCAAACGGCTCGTCAAAGAGGTATTGTGTATACCGTGCCACGAGAAGATGAAAGATAGCGATGTCATATATGTGGCCCGGGCTATCAGGAGATTTTTCGATGAAGGCAGGTAA
- a CDS encoding NAD-dependent epimerase/dehydratase family protein codes for MREIIKNVLVTGGAGYVGAVLVPKLLDRGYHVRVLDLYIYGKDVLKAVGDNPNLEEIKGDIRDRGLVEKALAGCDAVIHLACISNDPSFELDPALGKSINYDATLALIDSAKKALVKRFVFASSSSVYGVKAQENVTEDLPLEPLTDYSKYKAMCEEYLLKAHDSGFTVLVLRPATVCGYSPRQRLDLTVNILTNHAVNKRRITVFGGEQKRPNIHIDDVTDLYVKTLEYPKEKIAGKVFNAGFENQKVKDIARIVTNVVKDEKLEIVTEPTDDNRSYHISSEKIMRELGFSARRTIKDAITDLKEAFADGRIPEPMTDIRYYNIKTMQAIKLK; via the coding sequence ATGAGAGAGATCATAAAGAACGTCCTGGTCACGGGAGGCGCAGGTTACGTGGGGGCGGTGCTGGTCCCCAAGCTCCTCGACAGGGGGTATCACGTCAGGGTGCTGGACCTCTATATTTACGGGAAAGACGTCCTGAAGGCGGTCGGGGATAACCCGAACCTTGAAGAGATAAAGGGCGATATACGGGACAGGGGGCTCGTCGAAAAGGCGCTCGCCGGCTGCGACGCCGTGATACACCTGGCGTGCATATCTAATGACCCGAGCTTTGAGCTGGACCCGGCGCTCGGGAAGAGCATAAATTATGATGCAACACTGGCTCTTATAGATTCCGCCAAGAAAGCTTTGGTCAAGAGGTTCGTCTTCGCGTCGTCTTCCAGCGTTTACGGGGTAAAGGCCCAGGAGAACGTGACGGAAGACCTGCCCCTTGAACCTTTGACCGACTATTCGAAATATAAGGCGATGTGCGAGGAGTACCTCCTGAAGGCGCATGACAGCGGCTTCACCGTCCTCGTCCTGCGCCCGGCGACCGTCTGCGGCTATTCTCCGCGCCAGCGGCTCGACCTCACGGTGAATATACTGACCAACCATGCCGTCAACAAAAGGAGGATCACCGTATTCGGCGGAGAACAGAAGAGGCCCAATATACATATCGACGATGTCACCGACCTGTATGTGAAGACGCTCGAATATCCCAAAGAGAAGATCGCCGGCAAGGTATTCAACGCGGGGTTCGAGAACCAGAAGGTGAAGGATATAGCCAGGATAGTCACGAATGTCGTAAAGGACGAAAAGCTTGAGATAGTGACGGAGCCGACCGACGATAACAGGTCCTATCACATATCTTCCGAGAAGATAATGCGCGAGCTCGGTTTCTCCGCGCGCCGCACGATAAAAGACGCGATAACGGACCTGAAGGAGGCGTTCGCCGACGGCAGGATACCCGAGCCGATGACCGATATACGTTACTATAATATAAAGACGATGCAGGCGATAAAACTTAAATGA
- a CDS encoding transketolase C-terminal domain-containing protein yields the protein MRNAYVAALYELAKKDKRILSLVADNGAIVYDRYREELPGQFLNFGISEANMVSVAAGLAACGKIPFAYTIACFLTMRAFEQIRNDVCLQKMNVKLVGIGVGFVYSTLGPTHQATKDISIMRSLPEMTIFSPADPIEAREVTSAAAGIDGPVYIRLATGGTPKIYDKAYGFKPGRGVTLRDGDDIAIIATGGIVHDVLQAAEELKRGGISARVINIHTVKPIDKAIILKAAAETGAILTVEEHTILGGLGSIVAETVLEEGKDPSFKFKRLGLEGVFPSGYGTYQEMKEMNGLSKTDIVRAAKKLLGR from the coding sequence ATGAGGAACGCATACGTGGCCGCTCTTTACGAACTGGCTAAAAAGGATAAGCGGATACTCTCCCTTGTGGCGGACAACGGCGCGATCGTCTATGACAGGTACAGGGAGGAGCTGCCCGGCCAATTTTTGAACTTCGGTATCTCGGAGGCGAATATGGTGAGCGTCGCCGCAGGCCTGGCCGCATGTGGGAAGATACCGTTCGCGTACACCATCGCCTGCTTCCTCACAATGAGGGCTTTTGAGCAGATAAGGAATGACGTCTGCCTCCAGAAGATGAACGTGAAGCTGGTCGGGATAGGCGTCGGTTTTGTATACAGCACGCTGGGCCCAACGCATCAGGCGACGAAGGATATATCTATCATGCGGTCCCTCCCGGAGATGACGATATTCTCTCCGGCCGATCCTATTGAGGCCAGGGAAGTGACCTCTGCGGCAGCCGGGATAGACGGGCCTGTATATATACGCCTTGCCACAGGAGGCACGCCAAAGATATATGATAAGGCATATGGTTTCAAACCGGGCCGGGGGGTCACGCTGAGGGACGGGGACGATATAGCCATCATCGCTACAGGCGGTATAGTACATGATGTCCTTCAGGCAGCGGAAGAATTGAAGAGAGGCGGTATCTCCGCCAGGGTGATAAATATACATACCGTAAAGCCGATCGATAAGGCGATCATCCTCAAAGCGGCGGCCGAGACGGGTGCGATACTGACCGTAGAGGAGCATACGATACTCGGCGGCCTCGGTAGTATAGTGGCGGAGACCGTATTGGAAGAGGGGAAAGACCCTTCCTTTAAATTTAAACGGCTGGGACTGGAAGGGGTATTCCCATCCGGATACGGGACATATCAGGAGATGAAAGAGATGAATGGCCTCTCAAAGACGGATATCGTACGCGCGGCGAAGAAACTACTGGGGCGGTGA
- a CDS encoding radical SAM protein: MNMKPITIPKDYDYVGVYLTDRCHLSCPYCITKHHGSPFGKNAIRTLGPGEWIGALNRLELPEGIPITLQGGEPFLYDGIWQILEGVRHKMDVLTALPGFLDKKRFEELKTLEWNRRPAPYPTIRVSYHKGQNDYKELIGRIAELKTILKIGLYYLTDPSCTEEIASIREYAERFGVEVRPKEFLGNWEGKVYGTFLYPDASAGTRKGKKVFCRNTVVPIAPDGNIYRCHSDLYFNRRASALGNIMDPEFAFPAGHLGCDNYGLCSECDVKVKTNHNQEYGYTSVDIQFSKTKR; encoded by the coding sequence ATGAACATGAAACCTATAACTATACCTAAAGATTATGATTATGTGGGCGTCTATCTCACGGACAGGTGCCACCTGTCTTGCCCTTACTGTATCACGAAGCACCACGGTTCTCCATTCGGGAAGAACGCGATACGGACCCTTGGCCCCGGTGAGTGGATAGGGGCCCTGAACCGGCTCGAATTGCCGGAAGGCATCCCGATAACGCTTCAGGGGGGAGAGCCGTTCCTGTACGATGGGATATGGCAGATACTCGAAGGCGTCCGCCACAAGATGGATGTGCTGACCGCGCTACCGGGTTTTCTGGATAAGAAAAGATTCGAGGAGCTTAAGACGCTCGAGTGGAACAGGCGCCCTGCCCCGTATCCGACCATAAGGGTGAGCTATCATAAGGGGCAGAACGACTATAAGGAGCTGATCGGGCGCATCGCCGAGCTGAAGACGATATTGAAGATCGGGCTATATTACCTGACCGATCCTTCCTGCACGGAAGAGATAGCTTCTATACGAGAGTATGCGGAGAGGTTCGGCGTCGAGGTCAGGCCTAAGGAATTTCTCGGGAACTGGGAGGGAAAAGTATACGGCACTTTCCTCTACCCCGATGCCTCGGCAGGCACGCGTAAGGGGAAGAAGGTATTTTGCAGGAATACGGTAGTCCCGATAGCCCCGGACGGGAATATATACCGCTGCCACTCGGACCTCTATTTTAACCGCCGGGCCTCGGCGCTGGGCAATATCATGGACCCGGAGTTCGCCTTCCCGGCCGGGCATCTCGGTTGCGACAATTACGGCCTGTGCAGCGAATGCGACGTAAAGGTAAAGACGAACCACAATCAGGAGTACGGTTACACGTCTGTGGACATACAGTTCTCCAAAACGAAGAGGTGA
- a CDS encoding radical SAM protein: MSSYTLNKEKASKGKRARKKGLLYTRTKIFHFKDKLDSLPLSADKIMAPLHIRIKPTNVCGHNCSYCAYRADDLQLGKDMVKTDHIPEAKMMEMIDDIAGMGVKAVTFSGGGDPFCYPYLLKAVKKISGTAVKFAALTNGSRLTGETAEVFSSRGTWLRVSMDGWDDKSYSSYRGVPEGEFAKVIKNMKGFKKLGGGCYLGVSIIIDKTNAGHLYGFMKLLKDIGVDSVKASPCITSNDGAENNLYHRPIFDKVKEEIRKAAGDLADGTFEINDSYHELDEKFRKAHTWCPYLQILPVIGADLNIYPCQDKAYNLEEGLIGSIRDCRFRDFWFSDKNAFFKINPSIHCNHHCVANEKNKMILEYLDADNEHLAFV; the protein is encoded by the coding sequence ATGAGTTCATATACTTTGAATAAGGAAAAGGCGAGTAAAGGGAAGCGCGCGCGGAAGAAGGGGCTCCTCTACACGCGCACGAAGATATTCCACTTCAAGGATAAGCTCGATTCTCTTCCCTTGAGCGCGGATAAGATAATGGCGCCCCTTCATATAAGGATAAAGCCGACGAACGTCTGCGGCCATAACTGCAGTTACTGCGCGTATAGGGCCGATGATCTTCAGCTCGGGAAGGATATGGTCAAGACGGACCACATACCGGAAGCAAAGATGATGGAGATGATCGACGACATAGCCGGGATGGGTGTGAAGGCGGTCACCTTCTCGGGCGGAGGGGACCCGTTCTGCTACCCGTACCTCCTCAAGGCGGTAAAGAAGATATCCGGGACAGCCGTAAAGTTCGCCGCCTTAACGAACGGTTCCCGGCTGACGGGGGAGACGGCCGAGGTATTCTCCTCGAGAGGCACATGGCTCAGGGTATCCATGGACGGGTGGGATGACAAAAGTTATTCTTCGTATAGGGGCGTCCCTGAAGGCGAATTCGCAAAAGTGATAAAGAATATGAAGGGATTCAAGAAGCTCGGAGGCGGATGCTATCTGGGCGTGAGCATAATAATCGATAAGACGAACGCAGGCCATCTCTACGGATTTATGAAGCTCTTGAAAGATATAGGCGTCGACAGCGTGAAGGCCTCCCCGTGCATAACGAGTAATGACGGCGCCGAGAATAACTTATATCACAGGCCGATATTCGATAAGGTCAAAGAGGAGATTAGGAAGGCGGCGGGCGACCTTGCGGACGGGACTTTTGAGATAAACGACTCGTACCATGAGCTCGATGAAAAGTTCAGGAAAGCCCATACATGGTGCCCGTATCTCCAGATACTGCCGGTGATAGGGGCAGACCTTAACATATACCCGTGCCAGGACAAGGCGTACAACCTGGAAGAGGGTCTTATCGGTTCCATAAGAGATTGCCGGTTCAGGGATTTCTGGTTCTCGGATAAGAACGCGTTCTTTAAGATAAACCCGTCTATCCACTGCAACCACCACTGTGTCGCGAACGAAAAGAATAAGATGATATTGGAATATCTCGACGCGGATAACGAGCACCTTGCTTTTGTATAA
- a CDS encoding transketolase: MRTMNTADLRTRARDIRQVIIKTICKGGGGHIPASLSIVEILTVLYNGILKIDTKRPKDPARDRFILSKGHAGVALYAVLADSGFFDKSHLDTFGRRGTILGGHPDMHKVPGVEASTGALGHGFPFGMGMALAAKMDKKDYRVFVLLGDGECQEGSVWEAALFAPQHKLDNLTVIIDYNKLQAMDRIENIISLEPLADKWKAFGWAVKEVDGHNIPELRKTFASVPFVRGKPNLVIAHTVKGKGVSFMENVPIWHFRLPDRKETEMICRELEMDTLEGPRQ, from the coding sequence ATGAGAACGATGAATACGGCGGACCTCAGGACCAGGGCAAGGGATATCAGGCAGGTCATAATAAAGACGATCTGTAAAGGCGGCGGCGGCCACATACCCGCCTCGCTTTCGATAGTAGAGATACTCACGGTCCTTTATAACGGCATCCTGAAGATAGATACTAAAAGGCCGAAGGACCCCGCGAGGGACAGGTTCATACTGAGCAAAGGCCATGCAGGCGTTGCGCTATACGCGGTCCTTGCGGACAGCGGATTTTTTGATAAGAGCCATCTCGATACATTCGGAAGGCGCGGCACCATCCTGGGGGGACACCCCGATATGCACAAGGTGCCCGGGGTCGAGGCATCTACCGGGGCCCTGGGACACGGCTTCCCGTTCGGGATGGGGATGGCGCTCGCGGCGAAGATGGATAAGAAGGATTACAGGGTATTTGTACTACTGGGCGACGGGGAATGCCAGGAGGGATCGGTATGGGAGGCGGCGTTATTCGCGCCGCAGCATAAGCTCGATAACCTTACCGTCATCATCGATTACAATAAACTGCAGGCGATGGACAGGATAGAGAATATAATATCGCTCGAGCCCCTGGCCGATAAGTGGAAGGCCTTCGGTTGGGCGGTGAAAGAAGTGGACGGACATAATATACCTGAACTCCGAAAGACGTTCGCGTCAGTGCCGTTCGTCAGGGGAAAGCCGAATCTGGTAATAGCGCATACGGTAAAGGGTAAGGGTGTCTCCTTCATGGAGAACGTGCCGATCTGGCACTTCCGCCTGCCCGACAGGAAAGAGACCGAGATGATATGCAGAGAGCTTGAGATGGATACGCTTGAGGGGCCCCGGCAATGA
- a CDS encoding class I SAM-dependent methyltransferase, producing MDEKSKREMNTYYSGRLKEYGPTKEALVYRSDRQQTDRYALLADIEPMAKESSLLDVGCGLGFLCDYLRSYGWKGKYTGIDINPDMIKASQKRLPKDNFLCKDILTERFDEQYDYVFCAATVQLRPTNGDPVEYMQAMVKKMFSLTRGALAFDVFSGRVDYQDKDKLYVDPARLLDFCYTLTRRVVLRNDTRPYELMMYLYRKAEKDDANRFVHWMTRTPQIY from the coding sequence ATGGACGAAAAAAGTAAGCGGGAGATGAACACCTACTATTCCGGCCGCCTGAAAGAGTACGGTCCGACGAAGGAGGCGCTCGTATACAGGTCCGACAGGCAGCAGACGGACAGGTATGCCCTCCTGGCGGACATAGAGCCGATGGCAAAGGAGAGCTCTCTCCTCGATGTTGGGTGCGGCCTGGGGTTCCTTTGCGACTACCTCAGGAGCTACGGGTGGAAGGGAAAATATACGGGTATAGACATCAACCCGGACATGATAAAGGCGTCTCAAAAGAGGTTGCCGAAAGACAACTTCCTGTGTAAGGACATCCTGACGGAACGTTTTGATGAACAATACGATTATGTCTTTTGCGCCGCCACGGTCCAGTTGCGGCCCACTAACGGTGATCCTGTAGAGTATATGCAGGCTATGGTGAAGAAGATGTTCTCTTTGACGAGAGGCGCCCTTGCGTTCGACGTCTTCTCCGGAAGGGTCGACTATCAGGACAAGGACAAATTGTACGTAGACCCCGCGCGTTTGCTGGACTTCTGCTACACCCTGACGCGCAGGGTCGTATTGAGGAACGATACGAGACCCTATGAGCTCATGATGTATCTCTACAGGAAGGCAGAGAAGGACGATGCCAACAGGTTCGTCCACTGGATGACGCGGACTCCGCAAATATATTAA